From one Rosa rugosa chromosome 4, drRosRugo1.1, whole genome shotgun sequence genomic stretch:
- the LOC133742703 gene encoding uncharacterized protein LOC133742703, with translation MAEYKITMQQSTPYYAQANGQAEATNKVLIQIVEKMIQENLRDWHNLLSETLRAYRTSKCLATGTTPFALTYGHNAMLPMEMTVRSLRVAMQNNLTADEYSQAMLQELEDLDQARLDAYDRLQAQKKVVARAYNKKTRYKSFGEYELVWKAVLPIGTKDPRFGKWSPNWEGPFIIDKVLGK, from the coding sequence ATGGCCGAGTATAAGATTACAATGCAGCAGTCGACACCCTATTATGCTCAGGCTAATGGACAGGCTGAAGCTACAAACAAGGTCCTCATCCAAATTGTGGAAAAGATGATTCAGGAAAATTTACGTGATTGGCACAATCTTTTGTCAGAAACTTTAAGGGCTTATCGGACCTCCAAATGCTTGGCTACAGGGACAACTCCCTTTGCTCTGACTTATGGACATAACGCAATGTTACCAATGGAAATGACAGTCAGATCATTGAGAGTCGCAATGCAAAACAATCTCACGGCCGACGAATATAGTCAGGCAATGCTACAAGAACTAGAGGATCTTGACCAGGCACGACTGGATGCATATGATCGACTTCAAGCTCAAAAGAAGGTTGTCGCTCGTGCTTACAATAAAAAGACCAGATACAAGAGTTTTGGGGAATACGAGTTAGTTTGGAAAGCAGTGTTACCCATCGGCACGAAGGATCCCAGATTTGGAAAATGGTCACCAAATTGGGAGGGCCCGTTTATTATTGACAAAGTTCTCGGAAAATGA